A region of the Streptomyces durocortorensis genome:
CTGACCGTCCACTCGCCCCGCCGACCAGGGCCCCTCACCCAGACCCACCCCCGAAACGGACATCAACTCACATCCCGCACTCTCAGGCGGTGCGGCGCAGCGCCGGGTGGTCGGCCACCACCGTGCAGGAACCCGGGGCGATCTCGGTGAACCCGGCGTCGCGCACCACCGGCAGCCCGCTCACCGTCAGCTCCCGCCAGCGCTCCGGGCCGGGCGTCGCCACGGAGAGCGGGAAGCCTGCCTCGCGCCACGCCTTGCGCTCGGTCTCCGACAGCTCCCACCAGGCGAGCTGCGCCCCGTGCCCGGCCTGGGCCATCGTCTTGCCCGCCGACATGTCCAGGTCGGGGTTGAGCCACAGCACCGGGCCCGAGGGGTCGGGGGCGGCGGGCGGCCCGGGGTCGTCCAGCTCGGTGCCCGACACCTGGAGCTTGGCCAGCTCCTTGGGCCAGCCGTCCAGCGGGACCGGCGGGAACACCCGTACCTCCGCGCCTTCCTCGCCCGTGACCGTGATGCCCTCCAGCGCCGCGGCCTTGCGCCACTCCGCGCCGCGCGCCCGGCGCACGACCTTGCGGATGCGCGCGTCCTGCCAGTCCCGCATCGCCCCGGCCCACTCTCCGTCGCCGAGGGACCGCTCGTCGGAGAGGATCGTGAGCACCGCGCGGGCGGCGGTCCGCAGCGCGTCCGTGCGGGCGGGCGGGTCCGTCTTCTCCAGGTGGAGCACCAGCGGCAGCACGAACTGCCGAGCCTGGTCACGGTCGGCCGGACCGTCGTCGAACGGGCTCTCGGGCGCTGGGACGTCGTTGCTGATCACCGTCCCAGTCTGCCAGGCCCGGGATGTCACCTGCTTGGCGGAGCGGGCAGGTCCGGGTGAGGATGTTCCTCATGAAGAGCGATCTCTTTTCCAGCGAGCACATGGCCCAGCCGGCCACCGCCCCCGGCATGACTCTGCAGAACAGCAAGTCGATCAAGTACGCCGTCAACGGGGAGATGCATGCCCGGCAGGGGGCGATGATCGCCTTCCGCGGCAACCTCCAGTTCGAGCGCAAGGGCCAGGGCCTCGGCGGTCTGCTCAAGCGCGCGGTCACCGGCGAGGGACTCGCGCTCATGGCGGTCCGGGGCCAGGGCGAGGCGTGG
Encoded here:
- a CDS encoding peptidyl-tRNA hydrolase codes for the protein MTSRAWQTGTVISNDVPAPESPFDDGPADRDQARQFVLPLVLHLEKTDPPARTDALRTAARAVLTILSDERSLGDGEWAGAMRDWQDARIRKVVRRARGAEWRKAAALEGITVTGEEGAEVRVFPPVPLDGWPKELAKLQVSGTELDDPGPPAAPDPSGPVLWLNPDLDMSAGKTMAQAGHGAQLAWWELSETERKAWREAGFPLSVATPGPERWRELTVSGLPVVRDAGFTEIAPGSCTVVADHPALRRTA